A DNA window from Actinomadura coerulea contains the following coding sequences:
- a CDS encoding helix-turn-helix domain-containing protein: MVRLPLTPAELERGQRLGALLRRARGERSILDTALDARVSPETLRKIETGRVATPAFSTIAAIAEVLDLSLDEVWAEISRPEREVESTSTGRTTA, encoded by the coding sequence ATGGTCAGGTTGCCGCTCACCCCCGCGGAGCTCGAACGCGGACAGCGCCTCGGCGCCCTCCTGCGACGGGCCAGAGGAGAGCGCTCGATACTCGACACCGCGCTCGACGCCCGCGTCTCCCCGGAGACCCTCCGGAAGATCGAGACGGGCCGGGTGGCCACCCCCGCCTTCTCGACCATCGCGGCGATCGCCGAGGTCCTCGACCTCTCCCTCGACGAGGTGTGGGCCGAGATCAGCCGACCCGAGCGTGAGGTCGAATCGACCAGCACCGGTCGCACTACAGCGTAG